TACTATTACTAGTTTTCCTCCAAGTGAATTTGTTTAAGagaattgttgattttttttttaatttttgctttttatttatattttttaattgataattttaagtgagttaattgattatatttatgaatttattttaagttatttgtattttcaaaaatagtttgAGAATAACTAAAAGGGCAAAAAGTGAAAAGTGGTGTTCATCAAtgtggtgttttgagatattctGATATCTTGTATTATAAACGATGAATTGCTCATTCGGTAAGTCATAAGAATTGGAGAAATTTTGATATAGTATTCACAATTTGTGAGTTTTCATGtttatgagaaaaaatatacctaaagaaatttaaattgCATGTCCGACCCAATACCCCAACAATAAAATCCCTTAATTATATGCTAAGCAAATATCAAAGAGGTACATAATTTAAGTATGAGACTAGCAAATCAGATATAATTTTGAGGGATTTTCCTAAAGAGTCATTTAGTATAAGGTATAAggtataataataattttgaaataaactataggattattttattttgcgtttgatttgaaatattaaatagcctttgaattatttattctattattacaataaaatatattattccatatattttatgaaataagttatctcaaaataattatttttgaaataatttattctaAACCAAACGATTTAAAGGATAAGACAAGTTATATAGCTGTATTTATTGAGCCACTATACAGCTGCCACCTAAAGCAACTTGGTACTACAATTCATATTTTGTTAGGTATAAGAATTATTAGAGAGAGAAACTCTTCCTTCTTTCCTTCAAACTTTCAAATCTCATCCATTTCATTTCAATATAACTTTTTCAACAATATTAATTATCATCTGTTTTGCTCCGTTTTATGATTGGATCAGAAATTGTTAACTAACCGTAAGTTATCTTCTTCATGAATTACTTTTTTCCCATAGACACACAGTTAGAGAGTTGATTTCTTAAATAATCCATTCAACTAATAGTTAGTATGTAAGAAAATtgaaaacaagaagaaaagcgatattttgagataattacTATTAGTTAAGCCACAATATGAAAAGAGTAAATATAACTTTTCAGAAGCCTTAACATAGCTTCAAACACTAGATATTGAAAGACATGAACCTAATTCCAAGAGTTGGTGAACTTGCAGGAATTTTTCTACATAAGATGGCTGAAAATgaaattgaggaaacattagATCAGCTAAGAAGGATAAAGAGTGGAGGTAATATGGGTAGCTTCTACATTTGTGAAATTACGAAAATTGAAATGATGCTGAGAGTTTTTACAACCTGCATAAAGTATCATGTTCTTTTGCCTGATTCCTTAGTCAAACTCACAAAGAATGCCGAAGGGACTGTGCAAATGCTTCTCGAGGTATTTGATGGGATTCCAGATGAATGTAAAACTAACCTTAACCTGGAAAGGCTACAATCACATTTGTTGGAATTCTTTGAAGGTAATACTAGTTTAAGTTACAATTATGAGTTGAGTGATTTTGATCTGTCAGAATATATGGATTGCCTCGGAAAGAATCTAAATGATGTACTGATGATTTGCCTGGAAGAGCATAGGTTTGTAAGAGGCCTTGAAAGACACGGATTTGTAAAGAAACTGAAAATTATTcaaaagaaaatgagatttttgagATACTTATATGCCACAGAGATAAATGGTTACGTCGACCATGAGAAGCTGGAATGTTTGGAGACTCGAATTAAGTTCATGGCTGACAATGTGGTACAGCTTTGCCTTGCTTATTTTGAACGGCATGAATATATGAATAAACCTCCATATCTATTATGCTTGATTAAGCTAGTGGAGCGGGAAATGGAGAAGATTTTTCTCACTGAACTAAAGGCTTCAAAATTTACTCAATCAAGAACTTTCAAGGACAAGAAATTACCAAAAGGATTTTCACATCATCTCCACAGTCTGCTGGTGTATCTCAGAAACAAAAAGCTCGAGAACTTTCCTAATAATGTCTCTGCTCAAAATATTGATGTGGCAATAGAGTTCTGGTTGGTTTTTCTTGATGCTGATGTGTCAAATCATGTTATTAATGGTAACTGGTTGAATGAAGTTATGGAAAAGGTTGGAGCTATAGCGGGTGATGTTCTATATGTAATTCAAAAGCTTCTTCCTAGCTCTATAAACAAAGATGACACTAGCAAAATAAGTCTTTGCTCGATACAGATATTGGAGAAAACTAAAGATCTGAAGGCACAagttgagacttactacaaatCCTTAAAATTTACTCCATCTCAGTTCCCCACCTTTGGTGGATTGAGCTTTCTGGATTCTCTTTTAAGGAAATTGAATGAGATGTCAAAATCTAATTCTGGTTTAGATTTCCTGATGAAACCCCTTTTAGGGAATTTGAAGAAAGAGCTATCATCTCTTACATCCATTTTAGAGAAGGAGCTGTCATCTTTATCATCCATTTTCAGAGATGTCGCAAAGGTGCCCCATGAacataaaattcttaaaaatctTCAGAAACGTACCATCAATTTGGCATATGAAGCTGAGGTTGCCATTGACTCTATTCTTGCTCAGTATAATGcttttttgcatattttttgctCACTTCCTACAATCTTAAAAGAGATCAACCAAATTAATGTGGAGGTGACTGAGATGTGGTCGGTGGATGTTGCTCTTAAGCCTCACTATGTGGTAGCGCCATTTAAACATCTGCCAACTCAACATAGCAATCCAGTGACTGATGAGGAGATAGTGGGTTTTGGGAATGACACAGAAAAAATGATTCAGTATCTGACTAGAGGTACAAATGAGCTAGACGTCGTCCCAATTGTAGGCATGGGGGGACAGGGGAAAACGACAATTGCTAGAAAGGTGTACAATAGTCACAACATTGTTTCTCATTTTGATGTTCGAGCATGGTGCACCGTTTCGCAATCATATAATCGGAGAGAGCtattacaaaatatttttagtcAAGTTACCGGTTCCAACTACAATGGAGATAAGGATGACATTCTTGCCGACATGTTGAGGAAAAGACTAATGGGAAAGAGATATCTCATTGTATTGGATGATATGTGGGATTGTATGGCATGGGATGACTTAAGGCTTTGTTTTCCGGATGTTGGAAATAGAAGCAGAATAGTAGTAACAACTCGACTTGAGGAAGTGGGTAAGCAAGTCAAGTACCATACTGATCTTTATTCTCTTCCATTCCTCACAACAGAAGAGAGTTGCAGATTGTTGCAGAAAAAAGTGTTTCAAAAGGAAGATTGCCCGCTGGAACTACAAGATGTGAGTCACGAAGTTGCAGAAAAATGCAAAGGATTGCCTCTAGTGGTCGTCTTGGTAGCTGGAATaatcaaaaaaaggaaaatggaaGAATCTTGGTGGAATGAGGTGAAAGATGCTTTATTTGACCATCTTGATCGTGAGTCGGAAGAATATAGTCGGGCGACTATGCAGTTGAGTTTTGATAACTTACCCGATTGTTTAAAGCCTTGTCTTCTTTATATGGGGATGTTTCCGGAGGATGCAAGAATTCCAGTGTCTAAATTGATAAGTCTATGGACTGCTGAAGGATTCGTGCAAAACATTGAATCTGCTGAAGATTACTTGATGGATCTCATCAGCAGTAACATGGTAATGGTTTCAAGGAGACGTTATAATGGTGAAGTCAAAGACTGTCAGGTTCATGATGTAGTGCTTCACTTTTGCTTGGAGAAGAGTAGAGAAGAAAAATTTATGGTAGCAGTGAAGGGGCATGCTAGCCAGTTTCAACCTTTGGATTGGAAGGAAAGTCGAGTGAGCTTCAGTTTCATTAAAGAGCTTTCCAAGTTTTCATATCTGGGCTCCAAAACACCAAAACCTTTCCACCAATCCTTAAGGTCACTGATAACGACCATACAAGGAGAATATTTTTATGGAGGATCTTTTTATGGGTTTCTCCTCTGTCAGATTAGTGAGTTGCGACTTCTTAAGGTCTTGGATTTGAGTTCTCATTTGGTGGATACTTTGTCGTCAGCTACATTCAAACCACTAATTCTCCTGAAGTACCTCGCAGTTTTTGTAAAGAAATTGTATTTTCATCCAGAATCACATCTGCCCCATCTAGAAACTTTAATTGTGGAGAATGAGGTTAAGGTACTATTACCAGCGTCTTTTTGGGAAATGGAAAAATTAAGGCATGTTGAGATTTATCATGCTGCTTTTGAGGATAAGCATGGGATGGTTGAAGGATCCACTAAATTGGAAAATTTGAGGATATTAAGGAAGGTTAGAGTTCCAGTTGATAGGGTGGATGTGTTATTAAGGAGGTGTCCTAATCTTCAAAAGCTTCGAATCAGGTTTGAGAACAATAAAGATTCTGCCGAGGCTTTTTGTCTTACATTGGAGAATCTTACCCAGCTTCAAATACTTCACCTTTCCTTTGAGCGTCCCATACTTCAAATACAGTTGCCGtcaaatttaaagaagttgGTACTATCAGGGCCTCATATAGAAAGTGCTATTTCCTTCATTGCGGGACTACCAAGCCTGGATTATCTCCAATTAAAATATATGGATTCAGAAGAGTGGTGCCTTGGAGATATTACTTTCCATAAACTTAAGTTGTTGAAACTGGTGCAGTTAGAAATCTCAAGGTGGGATGCCTCGGAGGAATCCTTTCCCCTGCTCGAAACACTTGTTATAAGCAGGTGTAACAAGCTCAAGGGGATCCCCCTTAGCTTTGCAGATATTCTAACACTGAAACAGATTAAGTTGATGTACTACCGCAACAACAAATCTCTGGAGGCTTCAGCTGTGAGAATTAAGGAAGAAGCCGAAGCGACTGAAGGAAATGACCGTATTGATATCACTATCGAAGTAAGTAGAAATGTACAAACTCGTATGTTCTGTTTTTGAGTATCAACGTTCATCTATTATGTTCAATGCAGGATTTCCGAGGACGGATAAGGCGGCTGTGAATCAatttcaaactcaaactcatgaGGATTTGTTTGAATTTGACAACTGCAGCAAAAGCAGAGACAGTCTATCGTGCGGCTTGTTTGTAACATTAGTACCGATTGCTAAGTTTGTACTAGGAAATCTTTCGCTGACTTGAGGACTATTTTGTATCTTCCTCAAACATAAAGGACCATTTTTCATAAATGCTGTGTTACTAGCAATGGTATATCTGGAGGTGAGATGAGTATGCGCCTCATGTCTATTGTACATTCTGCTTTTTGATCTGTCAAAATGAACTGTCTATTGTATAACCTGTTTTCCATACAGCATATATTATGATTCTAAAAGTCTATAAACTACGATTGGGCAAAAATTCATATAACATTTTCctacttctttttttaaatcttcttatatttattcatgttcatcaatTGCTAGAtgttttttgttaaaataaataaacttagaTTCAATTTCAAAAGTTAAATCAGGAGATCAGAGGAATTAGATATTAATAAGAGATTCAAAGTTGAACTTgaaaagttatataaattttgaattttcttgatattAAAAGATACTCTCTGTCCCGTTTTATAttacattttttcttttttaatcggtcccaaaaagaatgtcatCTTATCGtcattagaaataatttaactttaaaattatcCTTTTAtcgttaataaattatttacaaccacacaaatatttaaaaattattttagaccacaaacttcaaaaatctttttttttccttaaacaCCGTGTCAAGTCAAACCGTGTCAATACGACTATAGCAACAAAATGAGTGAAAAGATTATTTTACGTCAATATTTCAAATCATAAGTATGCCATTTTTAGTATTATTTTGAATTCCTTAATTATTCAAAGATCTCATTTAttctttttacttattttccttttttgttaaTCAATTCTACAATTCATGCAAGAGTAGATTTATCAGTTTttaacccaaaaaaattataatgagAAGCCATCGTCATAATAACGTCAGCATGAAATcatcataaattaaaaaaattaagtaggGCCTACTTGAAAATTCTATTTTACCCACGAAATAAAATGTAATATATTTGGTCATCAATATTCAATGCATATTCAATCCTTTAGGAAGAAATTGCCTATAAATAGGAcatgaatcaaatcaaaagaaaaCACAACAAACAATAAATTCAATTGAAAGAAACATTAGAAAATctttaaatatttatcatgtctATGGCCTCTATTTTTAATAGACCAAGATTGGTTGTTAAGAAAGTTTTGGCTAGAGCTCAAAATGAAGGTGATGGTGCTGTTGTTAGGAGAAGCATTGGAAGGTAATAATTTATCGATActcgtttttttttttgataatcgaGAAATTCTCGAAGACCATACACACGTAGTATGAAAGTACTGGTGAATAATAATCTCGTCCTTTTACTCTTCTCCAATTAAATATCATACTTTTGTCAGTTGCAAGAATTTGAGTactgattttcttttttatatatttttttattttggaattTGATCAGGCCTGAATTGCAGAATCTTGATCCATTTCTCATGTTAGATGAATTTAATGGTAATGTCTATAccataaatgatattttatgattttatttatttgatttttaagtACTGATTGGTAACCTatataattcttgaattcttgtaGTTTCACCACCTGCTGGATTTCCTGACCATCCACACAGAGGTTTTGAGACTGTCACTTACATGTTGCAGGTAAAAAtttcatttacttttttttttgggtagaAAGTTTAACTTTTgtacatcaaaaaaataaataaattgtataTTATCAGGCATAGCggatatatataagttaaactCTATGTTGATCTGGATTATGGTACCTCTAAGCCTTTTCATATTCTAGAATATATCGTGATGGAAACTTTAAGAGGTTTTAgaactatatatattttgatccAAACAATAGAgaaattcttgattttcaaagatTAATGAAAATTCTAATGTGATTTTATGGTTTTTAATTTTAGGGAGCTTTTAATCATCAAGATTTTGCTGGTCACAAGGGTACAATCAAGACTGGAGATGTGCAGGTAATCAACACCATATATACCTCTTTTAAGTATTTAAGTTATGCACACTGACAGTGTGTAAAGATTTTTAATAGTATTAGTGTATAATGTAACATGTGATAGAAGGTTAGCTACTAATTTTACTAAGGTAAACAATTCATATTTCCCATCAAAAGTCATCATGGTGGAGCAGTAAGTATTCTTCCAGCCTTAATTAAAGGTGAATGTAATCGCATTTGAAAAAGAGTGTGTTACCTCCTAAAGTGGGACTTCATGATACGACCAGACATAGAatggaaaaacaaaaaatatcaattaatgtttattaaatttaattgcGTTTAAAATTTTCCATTCGGTTCAATGCAGTGGATGACAGCAGGAAGAGGTATAGTTCACTCAGAAATGCCTGCAGGACCAGGTACTCATAAGGGCTTGCAACTTTGGATAAATTTGTCTTCCAAGGACAAGATGTAAGTTACATTGATTTAATCTTGACTTTGGCTTAAATAAAATTTGGTGTTGAACAATCTATTTCATTTTAACATATTCCTGTTACATGTACTTTGATCAAAATTAATAAGATTGATGTAGAGTTTTAGGCGTTTAAGATTTAATATATATGGATAAAAAGTATGTTTTGACCTATATGCTTAATACAATAATTTCCGTACAAATGGTGTACAACTAACCACCCTTCACCGCCTGTGGCTATGCCATGCATTAGACTCAACAACTCATGATTCTTATTTTCCTGCTTGTTGTCTACTTCGAAAGCCTTCACTGCCTCGTTTTTGTAACTTCCCTCCTTTCGTTCCTTCACAATGCTGTAACAATGCAGAGTGAAATGTGCATTTACTTGATGATGATCTCttcattttcttgaaaataaaagaatgaccTTCTTGTCAATGTGCAGGATTGAGCCAAGGTATCAAGAATTGCAATACGAAAACATACCAAAGGCTGAAAAAGATGGTGTTTTGGTCACTATTTTAGCAGGGGAATCCATGGGCATAAAATCCCAAGTTTTCACGCGAACGCCTACAATGTACCTTGATTTCACCCTAAAATCAGGTTCTGAGCATCACCAACCGATCCCTGAGCCCTGGAATGCCTTCATCTACATAGTCGAAGGAGTAGGAGCTTTTGGTTCTTCGGATTCAACGACCACACCAGCTCACCATTGCTTGGTTTTAGGCCCTGGTGAAGGCCTAAGTGTGTGGAACAAATCTTCAAAGCCATTGAGATTTGTTCTGATAGGAGGTCAACCGATTAACGAGCCTGTCGTGCAGTATGGTCCATTTGTTATGAACACTAAGACTGAGATTATGCAGGCCTATCAAGATTATCAACTTGGAAAGAATGGATTTGAAAGGTCAAGGCAATGGTGTTCTAAATGAGTAAACAGAGTTACATCTTATAGTACAATATTTCATTAGTTTTCTTATAAAtgttatgatttcaagttgttaTAGTCCTTTTGTTCATTTGAAATGTGAAGTTTGTTAACTGAAGTTTATTAGTGTTCATTTCCTTCATTTGTTCAAGATTGTATTGATAGTAATTTATGTTTGATTTCTTGAATTATATCTTGTCTCTTTCATTTGGATCAAGAATACTCAATGTTGCATGGCAGGACTCTCCAAAAATACTGTCGCATCCCGTATCACCTATTTAATAAATGTACGACTTTTGAAAGATTTGACACATATTTGtcgatattttttaatatttatagcaacataAGTTCTCTTATAgtcctttttttcctttcaaaatgTGTTGTGTGTTGAATGAGGATATTTGGCTAAAAACATTTCTTAACTATGGAACAAACTTAAGGTACATTCCTGTATTACAAAAGTGAACAAAAAAACATCCCTTATTTATGTCAAAAATTGCAATATTCATCCTTCCGTTAGTTTTTGTCAAGAAACTAACGGCTATGGTCAACATATGTGCCAAACATCCTTCTTCGAGGCAAGTGATTTCAGCCATTTCACTTTTGATACTAGACTGATGTAATTTCCTCTATTCAGAGTCGTGTTCTCCATGGCTTTGTTGAGGCAAACCAGTATTAGCTTCTGATTATTTACATGCATTTAATGTTGC
This DNA window, taken from Solanum dulcamara chromosome 3, daSolDulc1.2, whole genome shotgun sequence, encodes the following:
- the LOC129883371 gene encoding putative late blight resistance protein homolog R1A-3, whose product is MNLIPRVGELAGIFLHKMAENEIEETLDQLRRIKSGGNMGSFYICEITKIEMMLRVFTTCIKYHVLLPDSLVKLTKNAEGTVQMLLEVFDGIPDECKTNLNLERLQSHLLEFFEGNTSLSYNYELSDFDLSEYMDCLGKNLNDVLMICLEEHRFVRGLERHGFVKKLKIIQKKMRFLRYLYATEINGYVDHEKLECLETRIKFMADNVVQLCLAYFERHEYMNKPPYLLCLIKLVEREMEKIFLTELKASKFTQSRTFKDKKLPKGFSHHLHSLLVYLRNKKLENFPNNVSAQNIDVAIEFWLVFLDADVSNHVINGNWLNEVMEKVGAIAGDVLYVIQKLLPSSINKDDTSKISLCSIQILEKTKDLKAQVETYYKSLKFTPSQFPTFGGLSFLDSLLRKLNEMSKSNSGLDFLMKPLLGNLKKELSSLTSILEKELSSLSSIFRDVAKVPHEHKILKNLQKRTINLAYEAEVAIDSILAQYNAFLHIFCSLPTILKEINQINVEVTEMWSVDVALKPHYVVAPFKHLPTQHSNPVTDEEIVGFGNDTEKMIQYLTRGTNELDVVPIVGMGGQGKTTIARKVYNSHNIVSHFDVRAWCTVSQSYNRRELLQNIFSQVTGSNYNGDKDDILADMLRKRLMGKRYLIVLDDMWDCMAWDDLRLCFPDVGNRSRIVVTTRLEEVGKQVKYHTDLYSLPFLTTEESCRLLQKKVFQKEDCPLELQDVSHEVAEKCKGLPLVVVLVAGIIKKRKMEESWWNEVKDALFDHLDRESEEYSRATMQLSFDNLPDCLKPCLLYMGMFPEDARIPVSKLISLWTAEGFVQNIESAEDYLMDLISSNMVMVSRRRYNGEVKDCQVHDVVLHFCLEKSREEKFMVAVKGHASQFQPLDWKESRVSFSFIKELSKFSYLGSKTPKPFHQSLRSLITTIQGEYFYGGSFYGFLLCQISELRLLKVLDLSSHLVDTLSSATFKPLILLKYLAVFVKKLYFHPESHLPHLETLIVENEVKVLLPASFWEMEKLRHVEIYHAAFEDKHGMVEGSTKLENLRILRKVRVPVDRVDVLLRRCPNLQKLRIRFENNKDSAEAFCLTLENLTQLQILHLSFERPILQIQLPSNLKKLVLSGPHIESAISFIAGLPSLDYLQLKYMDSEEWCLGDITFHKLKLLKLVQLEISRWDASEESFPLLETLVISRCNKLKGIPLSFADILTLKQIKLMYYRNNKSLEASAVRIKEEAEATEGNDRIDITIEDFRGRIRRL
- the LOC129881950 gene encoding pirin-like protein, whose translation is MSMASIFNRPRLVVKKVLARAQNEGDGAVVRRSIGRPELQNLDPFLMLDEFNVSPPAGFPDHPHRGFETVTYMLQGAFNHQDFAGHKGTIKTGDVQWMTAGRGIVHSEMPAGPGTHKGLQLWINLSSKDKMIEPRYQELQYENIPKAEKDGVLVTILAGESMGIKSQVFTRTPTMYLDFTLKSGSEHHQPIPEPWNAFIYIVEGVGAFGSSDSTTTPAHHCLVLGPGEGLSVWNKSSKPLRFVLIGGQPINEPVVQYGPFVMNTKTEIMQAYQDYQLGKNGFERSRQWCSK